CGTCTTTCGATGCAGCTTGGCGGCGAAGCGCGGCAGCAGACCATCGCGCGCCATCGCGTAGAAGATGCGCGGTTGTCCGTATTGAAACACCAGCAATACGGCGGTCATCGACACCACCGCACCGGCCGCCACAATCCAGCTGGCGGTGGAGAGGCCCGCGAGTTCCAGTGCACGCGCCAACGGGTCACTCGAACGCAACTGCTCGTAGGGGACCAATCCCGTCGCCACGAAGCCCACCACGATGTAGATCAGCGTGCAGATCGCGAGCCCGCCCAGAATGCCGATGGGCAGGTTCCGTTGCGGGTTCTTGGTTTCTTCACCGGCGGTTGAGATCGCGTCAAAACCGATGTACGCAAAGAAGACAATGGCCGCACCCTGGTGAATGCCGCGAAACCCGTTCGGCGCGAACGGCGTGTAGTTCGCCGAGTTGATGTGCATGGCGCCCACGCCGACAAACAGCGCCAGGACCAGCAGCTTGATCACCACCATGATGTTGTTGATGCGCATGCTCTCCTTCACCCCTTGCAGCAGCAGCACGGTGACCGCGGCAACAATCGCAAACGCCGGGAGGTTGAGGAGAATGGGAATTCCGGCCACGCGCGGCGCACTCTGCAGCAGCGACACCATCGCCGGATCACCACTGGCCTTCACTGCCCAGTACCCGTGAGTGAGCCATCCCGGCAGGGTGATCCCAAATCCGGACAAGACCGACACGAAGTAGCCGCTCCATCCGATGGCGACGGCAATGTTGCCGACCGCGTACTCCAGAATGAGTGCCCAGCCGACAATCCACGCGACAATTTCCCCCAGCGTGGCATAGGAATACGCATACGCGCTGCCCGCCTGAGGAATCATCGACGCCAGCTCGGCGTAACAGAGTGCGGCCAGGCCACAGACGGCGCCAAGCAACAGGAACGACAAGACCAGCGCAGGCCCTGCGCCGTAGCGCACCACCGTGCCATCGGCGAGTACTTCGCCGGCCGCGGCCGTTCCCAGCGACGAAAAGATTCCGGCGCCGATAACGGCACCGATGGCCAGCATGATGAGATCACCCGCGCCCAACGTGCGGCGCATGCCGTGGCCACCCTCGTCGGCGGCGGCAATCGGCTTCCGGTCGAACAGTCCCATGATGCTCCTGGTGTACGTGTCAGGGCGCTACCGCGACGCGGCAGACTGAGTGGCAGTGATCTGGGTGGTTGACGACAGGCAAGAGCGTCGTCGAGGCGCAGGCAGGCGAAAGCTCGGTGAAGCTACTGACTGGCGCGAGGCCGAGCCAGAGTGAATCTCAGTCTAGCGCGTCAGAGCGAGTAGACGACTTCGTACTTGGCGCGTACGGGCACACCCAATCCATTGGTCGCCGGCCGAAAGCGGACCGACCGGAACGCTTCACTGAGTTTCCGATTGTAATTGCCGTCTTTGGTGGGCGTAAACTGGATGTCCAGCACCCTCCCGGTGGAATCGACATCGAATTGCACCACCACTTCCCCTTTGGCCTTTCCGGGGATGGGCATAGGCGGCAGGAATAGCTCGATCGGCGCGGGCGGATAGATGGTGCCTGGTCCACCACCCGTGCCGGGCCCCACGGAACTGCCCCGCCCCGTTCCTACACCGGCTCCAATGCCCCCCCCGCTGCCGGGACCGGACCCTGCGCTGCCATCAGTACCGGAACCTCCGCCGCTGCCCGCCACGGCCGACTTCACTTCGGCGGCATCAGCGGCCGGCGTTGTCGGAGCGGTCGGCTTGGCCTGAGGCGTGGGTGGCGGCACCACCGGCGGCGGCACAATGGGTTTGACTTCCGGAGGCTTCACCAGTGGGGGCAGCACCTGAGGGGCTGGTGCCGGCGCGACCCGTACGTACTGCAGACGCTCGGACTTGGGCTGGCCACCCGTGCCACGATTTCCACCGCCGCCGCCGCCCGCCGGACCGGGACCACCCGCGCCCATGACTTCGCGAATCAACTCAGGCGACGTGAAGGGGACAATCAGCAGCAGGATCACCAGGATGTGCATGGCGATCGAAACCAGCATGCCGCCGATGCGGCGTCCCTTGGATACCGGAATGCCGATGGGCGGCCGATAGCGCCCGCGCTCGCCAGGTGCTGGCTGCGGCGGCGGCGCGTTAAACGGAATGGGTGTGTAGGGCGTTTCTGGGTCCATTGGCAACGGGTGGTTCCTGAAAACTACTACGGCGGACGAGCCCCCTGGGGTTCGTCCGCCGTCCGGCAAACCGACACGCCGAACCCGTACTCGATACCCGCGTGCGCCCCAAAAGGGCCACGCGGGCGTCGAGTGGTCAGGTCATTTCGGTGGAACGCCGATCACCTTCACGCCAGCGCCGCGGGCCTGATCCATCGCCCAGATGACACTGGAGTACTTCACCGTCGTATCGCCCTTCACGAAAATGATCTTCTCGGGACGCGGATCGTAAATGGACTTCAGCTTGGTGAACAGCTGCGCCTTCTCGATCGGTTCCTTGTTGATCGCAAACTTGTTGTCCGGGAGGACTTCCAGCACAATCTGATCCGGGTTTGGCACCGAATTCGGCTGCGGCGTCGGGTCCGGCAACTGGGTGTCAAGCGCCTTTCGGCTCATGGGGATGATCATCATGAAGATGATGAGCAACACCAGGAGCACGTCGATCATCGGCGTGACGTTCATGTCGTTGTTGAGATTGCTGCCTCCACCACCCGTCGACATGCTCATGCTAGTCCTCCTTCTTGGAGCCGAGAATCTTGTCGCTCTCGATCAGCGATTCGGTATTCGGCGTCTGGTCCGTGATCAGTGCCGCCACGCGGACACCATTCCGTGAGAGCATGTCGAGCGCGTTGATGACCTTCAGGTACTCCAGGTCCTTATGGGCCTTGATGTACATGATGTAGTCCGGACGCTCCTTGAGGAAAATCTCCCCGACCAGCGCCGGGGCATCCTCGTTGCGGATCGGTTTCTTGTTCAGGTAATACCGTCCCTGATCGTCAATGCCGAGCACCTGATCACCATCTTCTTCCGGATGAGGCTTGAGATTCTGCCCTTCCGGCGGGACCGCCTTGAATCCCGCGTTGATCTGCGGAATGGTGATCATGAAGATGATCAGCAGCACGAGCATGACGTCGATCATGGGGGTGACGTTTGGTTCGGCCTTTACGCCGCCCCCGCCGCCAACGCTCATTCCCATCGCGCCACTCCTTGTGAGAAGCCGTCAGGCCGGCGCCCCCATCGGGGCGCCAGCATCCGGCCGTTTCGTTCGTGCGTAGCTGGACCGACGATTACTGCGAGATCGCCTGGCCGCTGGCCGTGTTGAACTCACGCGTGAAGCGCGAGCGGCCGAACTCACCCGAGACACCCTTGATGAGATAGTCGATCATTTCCTTCGACGTGTACGTCATCTCGGCCGTCAGATTGTCGATCTTCGTCTGGAAGTAGTTGAACGCCCACACGGCGGGAATGGCGACACCGATACCGATAGCCGTCGTGATGAGGGCCTCGGCGACACCGGCCGCAATGGCGGAGATACCGCCGGCGCCCGACGTGGCCATACCGGTGAACGAGTTCACGATGCCCATCGTGGTGCCCAGCAGACCCACGAACGGCGAGGTGGCACCCACCGTCGCGAGAACGCCCAGGCCGCGCTTGAGATCGACGATCGTCATCAGCATTTCACGTTCGACCGCACGTTCGGCCGAGTTGATGTCGGCCACCGTCACCGAGCCATCCTGAATGAGCGGGCGGATTTCGGACAGCGCACCACCGAGCACGCGCGCCACGTGCGACTTCTTATAGCCTTCGGCCAGCTTGATCGCTTCGCCGAGATTGTCTTCTTCCAGGAACTGCGAGAACTCGGGCGCAAACTTGCGCGTCTCGACCTGCGCCTTGCGCATGGCCCACCACTTCGAGAACAGCACGGTAAACGAGAAGGCCGACATGCCCAGCAGGGTGAACACGATACCCTTGGCGAACCAACCCATCGACTGGTACAGCTCCATCATCGACATGTTCATGACGCAGGTCTCCGAAAAACGGGAAGAAGAAAACGAGAACTAGCGGTTCAACGAGAACTGGAACGGCTGCTGCACCAATTGCTTCACCTTACGGCCACCGACTTCGGCCGGCAGGAAGCGCATGCGCTGCAGCGCGTTCTTCACAGCGTTGGTGAACAGGTCGTTGTCCGACTTGAGCGGCTTGAAGCTGCTCATCTCGGCCCGACCGGTTGTGTCAACGACGAACTGTGCGAGCACCTGCCCTTCGATACCGGCTGAGCGTAGCATGTCGGGATAGGCCGGCCCTTGTGTGCCTGGCGCCATCACGACCGGCTTTTCCACCTGGAAGTCGAAGTAGGGTTGATCACCCTGGGGAACCGGTCCCTTGCCACCTTCGACACCTTTGGCAACACCACCCGCGACGCCCTTACCCGAAAAGTCGGCCTCGTCGGTCACCTTCTTCGACAAGTCGATATCCGGAATCACGTTGGGGATCTCTACGGGTGCCGACAGCACCTGAAATCCCTTCGGCGGCGGCGGCGCGACGACAGCGTCTGGTGGTGGGGGTGGCTTCTCGGGCTCGGGCGGCTTGGGCTCGTCCTTTTTGACCTCGACAAAGTCCACCTTCTCTTCCTTGACCTTGTCATTCTTGATCCCGGCATTCGCCGTGACAATGACAAGGGCAGTGATCACTACGGCGTGTGCCACAATCGACGTCGTAGTCCCACCTAAGCGCTTCTGCTTCTTCGCCTTCGATTCAAGCAGGTTGTTGAACATCTCGCTTGTCCCGTGTACGAGTTACGACCACGTGCAGTTGCCGGGTGGGTCCCCGGCGAACCGACTTGGCGATTCTACGCCGCTGACATGATCCAGCAATGGAAAGAACATTAGGATCGGATTAATCCGTGGTGAGTATTCCCTCGTCAGGAATGCAGGTCGAAGCGGAATGGCAGCCGCACCCGTTGCCGGACCTTGCGCCCCGACACTTCTGCCGGGATAAAACGGAGGGTGGGCACCACCCGACCGACGGCGACCGAAAAGAGATCGTGGTCAGCCTGGAGGGTCTGCAGCGAGGTCGGTTCAACGCGTCCCAGTGTGTCGACGACAAATTCGACCACCACCGTGCCGGAGAGACCCATCGAACGCAGCACGTCCGGATAGACCGGAACACGCGCGCCCGGACGCAGCACCACCGGCTTTTCAACCTGTTCGGCCGAATAGGTTCCCGCCTCACCGGAGCCGATGGCGTTGCTGTGTCCGCTACCGTCTGGCATCCCGCGCGGCCCGCCTGAAAAGTCGGTCGATTGCGTCGCAGGGCCGTTCAGGTCGATGGCGGGAAGTCCAATCGGAATATCGATGACGGTCGTCAGGCTGGGCGTGCCATAGGCCGAGGGTGACGACGAAGTATTCTGGAATACCCGATCGATCGGCGGAGATGGCAGCACAGGCGGCGGTGGGATGGGCACCCAGGTGAGCGGGTGCTCTTCGGGCGGTGCGATGCGTTCGGGCGGCGAGGCCGTCAGCGCCACAGCCGCCGCCACCAGCGCGACATGCCCAATGGTCGAGACGAGCGATCCGCCGACGCGTGGGGTCGATGCGGCATTGGATTCGAGCAGGAGCTGGAACATGACATCCTCCGGTGCGGGTGACCGATGCGACGTGTCCTGTTCTCAGCCTACGATTGACGCATTAACACTCGATGTCGACGTGCTGAATAAACGATGAAGGCGTCATGACGATTCGATGCTCTCGTCCGGCATCGTCGCCGGGTACTCGCCAGTCATGCCGGAGCCGGGCGCACCCGCCAGCGGCAACGTCACCGTGAATGTGCTGCCGCGTCCGAGTCGCGATTGCACCGTGAGCTGGCCGCCGTGCGCTTGCGCAATCCACTGGCAAATCGCGAGGCCCAGTCCGAATCCCCCTCGTTCCGACGCGCGAGAGCGGACGCGATCAGCGCGCCAGAATCGTTCGAACACGTAGGGCAGATCTGCGGCTGCGATGCCGATCCCCGTATCTTCCACCGTGAGACTGACCACTTCCTCGCCGCGTATCAGCGCGATGGTCACGTGACCGCCACGCGGCGTGTACTTGATGGCGTTGGTCACCAGGTTCAGCATCAGCTGCCGCAGGCGCGTGAGGTCACCAAGGACTTCGGCCTCCTCGATGTGCGGCGCATCAATTTCGAGCTCGGCGTCCTCCCCCAGCAACCGCGCCGTCTCCACGACCTCTCGCACCACGGGCGCCAGCGGTACGGGTTCGCGAAACAAGTCGAATCGGCCTTCGTCGGCGCGCGCCAGGGTCAGCAGTGAATCCACCAGGTCGGCCATGCGCGTCACCTGCTCAAGCGCTTCCTCCAGTGCGATCGCCTTGTCGTTGGCACTGGCCGTTGACGACATGGCGCGCTCCACGTCCACGCGCATGACGGCCAGCGGTGTCTTCAGTTCGTGACTGGCATCGGCGGTGAACCGCCGCAGCGCGCCGAAGGTGGTTTCCAGGCGCCCGATCATTTCGTTGAGGGTGCCGGCCAGTCGCGCGAGCTCCTGTCCGGCGGCCCCGATATTGAGACGACGATGCAGTGAGCGGCCATCACTGATGGCCTCGGCCTGATCGACCAGTCGATCGATGGGCCGGAACGAGCGGCCGGCGATGATATAGGCGAAGGTGAGCGAGACGCCCAGCAACAGCGGCGCGATCACCAGCATCGTCGACACCAGATCGCGCGGCGTGTAGCTGACGCTGGAGGTGCTGAGTCCCGCGAACACGCGATAGTGCGAGTCCTTGCCCAGGGGCGCCTCCCGCGCCGCCAGCAGCACATCATCATCGCGCGTCACGACCAGTCGCGTCGTGCCGTTGGGCACGTCGTTGCGCGCCGCCCGGCTGAACGTTTCGCGCCCTTCGACGGAGAGCGACTGGACCGACGGCGAGGCGTAGATGTCGTACCCCGAGCTGTCCTGTACCAGCACGTAGCCTTCCAGCAGCGACAGGAACAGCGTCATGCGAATCGAGACCCGTCGCACGGCCAAGGGATCGTCTTCCGCGATGACGGCTTCCATGCCGCTCGAACGCGCCAGGCTCACCGCACGCACCACCTGGTCGGCTTCCGCCGCCACGCGCTGGTGCAGCGCATTCATCAGCGTGGTTCGTCGCACCGACAACAACGTCAGCGAATACAGCACCAGCGTGGCCATCATGGCCGCGGCATACGCCGACGTCAGCCGACCTCTGATGGACCACACCGGCGGGTCGCTCCCGACCTACGCGCGAACCATGTAGCCAACCCCACGCACCGTGGTGATCAGCTTCTTCTCGTGATTGGCGTCGATCTTCTTGCGCAGGTGGTTGATCACGACGTCCACGATGTTGGTGCCGGGATCGAAGTGATAGCCCCACGCGTATTCGGTAATCAGCGTGCGGCTCATCACCCGTCCCGCGTGTCGCATCAGATACTCAAGGACCGCAAACTCCTTGGGCGTGAGCTCGATGAGTTCCTCGCCCCGGCGCACTTCGCGCGTGCCCTGATCAAGCCCCAGATCGCCCACCCGCAATTGCGGTGACGCCAAGGCGCGCGGGCGACGCAGCAACGCTTCGGCGCGCGCCAGCAATTCCTCAAAGGCGAACGGCTTGGTGACATAGTCGTCGGCGCCGGCGCGCAACGTCTCCACCTTCGCGTCCACCGCATCCTGCGCGGTGAGCACCAGCACCGGTCGTTCCAGTCCGCGTGCGCCGGCGTACGCAGCACGTCAAGTCCATTGCGCCCGGGTAAACGCATGTCCAGGATGATGAGGTCATATGGCTGCGACAGTGCCATGCGCTCCCCATCGATGCCATTGGCCACGAGGTCTGCATGCCAGCGCTGCTCCTCGAGCCCGCGGCGCACGAACTCGCCCACGGTCGGGTCGTCTTCAATGACCAGAATTTTCACGAATGGACCTGTGCCCGTGTGGGGTCGTTCATGTCAGGTGCGGCCCGATGGCCGGTGGAAGCCGAATTCCCGGATCTTCCGATACAGTGTCTTGGGGGAAATACCCAACAGAGCGGCCGCGCGCCCCTGATGCCACTGCGTCCGTTCAAGGACGTCGCCGATATGCCGGCGCTCGAGTTCCTCGAGCGTGACCATGGCCGTGGGTGTGGCTCGGCCGGCGGCGCCCACATCGGTCCCCAATGGCAGATCCGACGCCCGAATGCTGCCGTCCGTGGTAAGCAGAACCGCGCGTTCAATCACGTTGCGCAACTCACGCACATTCCCCGGCCATCGATAGCGCTCCAGCACCGACAGGGCATCGGGGGTGATCAGCGGTGGCGCACCACTCCCGAACTGCGAGAGGAAATGTTCGGCCAGCAGCGGCACATCCGTCAGGCGTTCGCGCAATGGCGGAAGCGCCACACGAATCGTGTTGATGCGATGCAGCAAGTCGTCACGAAATCCGCCAGCCGCCGCCATGCGCGACAGATCACGCGTGGTGGAGGCGACAATACGCACCTGCACTTCGACCTTCTGCGTCCCGCCCACGCGGTAAAACGCGCCGGTCTCGAGCGCGCGTACCAACTTGCCCTGCAACTTGAGATCAAGATCGCCGACGTTGTCCAGATACAGCGTTCCACCTGCGGCCAACTCGATGAGCCCCAGCTTGCGCTGATCCGCTCCGGGGAACGCACCCTTCTCGACGCCAAACAATTCCGTCTCCAGCAGCGGCTCTGCCAGCGCGGCACAATTGAGATCGATGAACGGTCCGTCGGGGCGCCCGCCATGTTCATGCAGCAAACGGGCGACAAGATCCTTGCCCGTCCCCGACTCTCCGCTGATGAGTACGGGTGAAGCGCTCGGCGCCACACGCTCAATCAGCGAGAGCACCGCCACCAATGGCGCATACTGAGTAACGAAGCGCGGCGCGCCAGTGGAACGGCGAAGCCGGGACTGCAGCACATGATTGTCGCGCGTGAGCATACGCTTTTCCCACGCCCGTCGCACCAGCGCATCGATTTCCGCCATGCGGTATGGTTTGGACAGAAAGTCGTACGCTCCCAGCTTGAGTGCCGCGATGGCCGTCTCAATGGTGCCGTTCCCGGTGATGACGATGATCTCCGGGGGCAACGGTTCTTCGCGGACCTGGCGCAGGACTTCCAACCCGTCAAGTTCGGGCATCACGATGTCCAGCAGCGCCACATCAAATGTTTCCGCGCGCAGACGGTCGAGGGCGTCGCGTCCGTTGCGCACGATCGTCACCGCGAAGCCACGCGCCGTCAGGTATTGCTCGAGAATCGTCCCGAGGTGCGTCTCGTCTTCGGCCAGCAACACCCGAATTGGCGAAAGACTTTCCGCGCCGCGCGCCGGAGTCTGCGGAATCGTCATGCGACGGCACCACTCAGCAGCGTCACTTCCGGCAGCAGCACCCGAAATGTGGCGCCATGCCCTTCGCCACTCACGAGCTCAAGCTGGCCCGCGTGGTCCATAACGATGCCGTAACAGATGGCCAATCCGAGTCCCGTTCCCTGCCCCTGTGGCTTGGTGGTGAAGAACGGTTCAAACACCTTGGACTGCAACGCCCGCGGGATGCCGGGGCCCTCATCGGCCACCTCGAGCGCGACACTGGGCACCCCGGTTTCGCCACGCAACGTGGTGGTGCGAATGATGATCTTCGCGCCCTCCGGTGTCGCGTCCAGGGCATTCATCGCCAGGGCGATGAGCACCTGCACCAATTGATCGGCATCGCCGGCCACCAACAACGGGCGCGACTCCTCGATTTCCGTGACCATCTTCACCCGCTTGTATCGCGGATGGTGCTGCAGCAGGAAGAGCCCCTGCCGCACCACGGCATTGAGGTCCAGCGTTTCGCGCTGGGCGGGCTTGGGTCGCGCAAAGTCCAGCAGCCCGTTCACGATGCGCTTGCAGCGATGCACTTCCAGGTCAATGATCCGCAGCATCTCGGTGGGGTTGGCCCCTGGCACCGGTGCGCCGGGCGGCAGCGCGGCCGCCAACTCGGCGTGCAGGGACAGCGACTCGCCACAGGCCGCGATAGTGGCCAGCGGATTGTTGATCTCGTGCATGACCCCAGCCGCCAGCTGCCCAAGGGCCGCCAGCTTCTCCGATTGCGCCGTGCGGTCTATAGCCGCGCGCCAATCCGTGATATCCTCCCCCACGGTGATCACATGGCTGACGGCCTCACCATCGACGCTCATGGGGATCTTGGAAATCCGGAACGTCCGGGTGTCGCCAAAGGCGTCACTTTCCATTTGGAACTGCTGCAGGCGCCCGGTGGCGAACACCTCGTCAAACTCGCGCTTGAGCAGCGAGGCCGGCTGGCGATGCAGGACCTCGAAGATCGTCCGGCCAATGGCGTCGGTACGAGCCACACCCTGGAGACCGGTCTCGCGCTTGTGATTCCAGGCATGGATGCGGTACTCGCGATCGACCACATACAGGCCGAACGGCAGCGAGTCGACGACGCATTCGATGAAGGTCCGCTGGCTGGCCACTTCATTTACCCGCGCATGAAGCTCGGCTTCCAGCACCCGCAGTTGGTCGGTGCGGGCGGCCACCAGCGCCAGCAGGTCAGCGCACACGGCAGAAACTGCGCGCTCGTCAGGCGTGAGAACCTCAAGACGGCCTCGCAATTTGTCCGAGACCAGCCGCAGCGATTCGGGCGTGGACGACGCCGACGTTTCGCCCAAGAGTGCGGCGAGCTCGGCGAGGGTCGAATCGGACTTCATCGGGATACACGAGACCGGGTCACAAACGGAAAGTAGGACCCGGTCGCTGATCGGGCAAGCTGACCGATCAGCGTCTGCACTTTCCGTCAGCCAGTGACCGCTTTGATCGCGGCATGAATCTCGGAGTTCTCGCGCTTCTGACCGCTTTTCTCCTCGACATGTGCCCATCGCACCACGCCTGCCTGGTCAATCAGGAAGTATGAACGCACGGCGACGAGGGTGTCTTCACGCATCACACCAAAGCCTCGAGATGCCGCACGCCTGAAGTCAGACAAGAGGTGCACTTTCATGTCATACTTGTTGCGAAACTCCTTGAGGGATGGGACCGCATCTACACTGATTGGAAGGACTTCCACGCCTTCGGCGCCAAAGACATCGAAGTCTTCGCTGAACCCGCACAGTTCCGCGGTACAGGTACTGGTGAACGCCAATGGAAAGAATGCCACCAGCACCAGCGACTGTCCGCGAAAACTGGACAATGTCACATTTATTCCGGCGGTTGACCACAAGTTGAAATCTGGCGCGATATCGCCGACTCTGATTGGGTTGATGGCTGCCGTTGTCATGTCGTCGCGGGAGTAATGGTTTCTGACGCTCTCGGACCGAGCCGTCGCGAAGTTTCAACAATATAGAGCATGGCCGACAGTCCGCCTGATTTGAGCGCGCGTTACCGCCTCATGACAAGTGGATACACCCTGAGGTGCGCGGCGCCGTCGGCATCGCTCTGTCTCACGAAGATCTCGTTGCTGCCAAAGCTGATGATCTGGAGCGGGCGCTCACCCTCTTTCGGAGCGGGAATTACCAGACGGCCGACCAAGGTGCCCTTTGCATCAAACAGGGTCCAACCGTCGGCCGACGGGTAGGTCGTCGCGTAGTCCTGGATCCAAAGCTGTCCGGCCGGATCCACCTGAATATCCCGATACGTCGGCCAATGAGTGGCGTGAGGGAGACTGCGCATCCGGTCGAGGCGTTTCGTTACTTCTGACTCCGGCGTGTTGCGTGGTATCGTCGAACGGAATCGCTGTTCGACCTCGCTACTCGAAATGGCGGCGCCCACGTCGGCGCTCCGGACGATGCTCAACAACTTCCCCGTGGCACTGAAGACGCGCACTTCGCTGGTTCGCGGATCGCCCCAGTACATGCGTTGACCAGATACGACCACCGTAGGAGCGCTCTGCGTCACCATGTCGAACGTTCCAGCATCGAAATCGCCAATCCGATTCACCGGCGTGCCATCTACGCGCACCCTTGTCAATCGCATGGTGGCCGGCATTCCGGGCGCGCTGTTGAGCGACTTGTTCAACACCACGGTTCCGTCATCGAAGCACCCGCTGAACGGAGGCGAACCCAGCGAGTCCTGGGGAAAGGTGCGCACCGCTGAACCGGCTCCGGTGAGAACGGCCACGCGACGGCTATTGGCATCGTTCACGACAAGCGTGTCGCAACGCGTACGACAAATCGACGTGATGTATGTGAACTCCTCCGGCCCCTTCCCCTTCCTCCCCGCGATCGTCAGTCGTTTGCCTTTGCTGTCAAATACGTGCACTCGAACCTCGTCGATCACCGCCAGACCCTGATTCGAGAGCCACGCGCCTCGCAGGTACCCTTGGTTCGGGTTGAACTCCATATCCGGATTCTGTTCAAGCCCCCCCACGTCGAATCGCGCCACAGGGCCGAGCGTGTACAGCACCCGTGCCGTGGCCCGCGCTGAATTCTCGACAATCCGCACGCCGGCGCTGTCCCGAGATTTCGGCGCCTGAGCGTGCGCGATGGATGCGGTGGCGCCGATGGCCAGAAGCAGGGCGACCGCCTCAGAGCTTGCACGCCACATTTTCATGCCTCCTCGAGTGGGAAATGCACGCACGCCGTCGGAGAACCGGCCAAGCGCACG
This genomic window from Gemmatimonadaceae bacterium contains:
- a CDS encoding PAS domain-containing protein; its protein translation is MKSDSTLAELAALLGETSASSTPESLRLVSDKLRGRLEVLTPDERAVSAVCADLLALVAARTDQLRVLEAELHARVNEVASQRTFIECVVDSLPFGLYVVDREYRIHAWNHKRETGLQGVARTDAIGRTIFEVLHRQPASLLKREFDEVFATGRLQQFQMESDAFGDTRTFRISKIPMSVDGEAVSHVITVGEDITDWRAAIDRTAQSEKLAALGQLAAGVMHEINNPLATIAACGESLSLHAELAAALPPGAPVPGANPTEMLRIIDLEVHRCKRIVNGLLDFARPKPAQRETLDLNAVVRQGLFLLQHHPRYKRVKMVTEIEESRPLLVAGDADQLVQVLIALAMNALDATPEGAKIIIRTTTLRGETGVPSVALEVADEGPGIPRALQSKVFEPFFTTKPQGQGTGLGLAICYGIVMDHAGQLELVSGEGHGATFRVLLPEVTLLSGAVA
- a CDS encoding redoxin domain-containing protein gives rise to the protein MTTAAINPIRVGDIAPDFNLWSTAGINVTLSSFRGQSLVLVAFFPLAFTSTCTAELCGFSEDFDVFGAEGVEVLPISVDAVPSLKEFRNKYDMKVHLLSDFRRAASRGFGVMREDTLVAVRSYFLIDQAGVVRWAHVEEKSGQKRENSEIHAAIKAVTG